One part of the Streptomyces sp. AM 2-1-1 genome encodes these proteins:
- a CDS encoding ABC transporter substrate-binding protein, producing MRRRTPPIALAAALTASAVALGGCGGSTTSSTTTPPVIRGTVRIAQAGETPSFDPYSAFGSSQAHFAYDSLVNLAPGGALVSGLASSWRATATTATFTLRPGITCSDGTALTATAVARALTYAGDPAHQLAGAQTVLPNVPFEASADDGTGTVSTTAAAPFPFLVRTIGRLPIVCPAGLGRPGSLDRATHGTGPYVLTRYTPGGPYEFAVRDDYSWGPAGATTRAPGLPARIVLSVVPQASTAANLLLTGGVDIAGVSGPDRARLTGRGLSTADVATVVGLTFFNHRPGRALSDRALRRALVSALDRRGLANVAVGGTGEPATDFGAEGSVCHADLADTHLPAQNAAEALRTAGWTRSAAGPLTKGGRPLRLRLITSPDLGPTLVPVAELMAREWTALGAEVDLVAESLPALVNAMYQSADFDVVVGSTPGFALPVGFIPFFSGPAPARGLNFAGVTNPEYDALVARALGETDTAGCATWNRAAAALFRSADALPIAQGRTSVYGYRTTFATTFGGLLVPTSIRLHQ from the coding sequence ATGCGCCGACGTACCCCGCCGATCGCCCTGGCGGCCGCACTCACCGCCTCGGCCGTCGCGCTGGGCGGTTGCGGCGGGAGCACCACCTCCTCGACCACCACCCCACCGGTGATCCGCGGCACCGTCCGGATCGCCCAGGCCGGCGAGACGCCGAGCTTCGACCCGTACTCCGCCTTCGGTTCCTCCCAGGCCCACTTCGCCTACGACTCCCTGGTCAACCTCGCCCCCGGCGGCGCGCTCGTCTCCGGCCTGGCCTCCTCCTGGCGGGCGACGGCCACCACCGCCACCTTCACCCTCCGCCCGGGCATCACCTGCTCCGACGGCACCGCGCTCACCGCGACGGCGGTGGCCCGGGCTCTCACCTACGCGGGCGACCCCGCCCACCAGTTGGCCGGTGCCCAGACCGTCCTGCCGAACGTCCCCTTCGAGGCGAGCGCCGACGACGGCACCGGCACGGTGTCGACGACCGCCGCCGCCCCCTTCCCGTTCCTCGTCCGCACCATCGGCCGGCTGCCGATCGTCTGCCCCGCCGGTCTCGGCCGGCCCGGTTCCCTGGACCGCGCCACCCACGGCACCGGCCCGTACGTGCTCACCCGCTACACCCCCGGGGGGCCGTACGAGTTCGCCGTGCGCGACGACTACTCCTGGGGGCCCGCCGGAGCGACGACCAGGGCACCCGGTCTTCCCGCGCGCATCGTCCTCTCGGTGGTGCCCCAGGCGTCCACGGCGGCGAACCTGCTGCTCACCGGGGGCGTCGACATCGCGGGCGTGAGCGGGCCGGACCGCGCCCGGCTCACCGGACGCGGCCTGTCCACCGCCGACGTGGCGACCGTGGTCGGGCTGACCTTCTTCAACCACCGCCCCGGACGGGCGCTCTCCGACCGGGCGCTCCGCCGCGCCCTGGTCTCCGCCCTCGACCGCCGGGGTCTCGCCAACGTCGCCGTCGGCGGCACCGGTGAACCCGCCACCGATTTCGGTGCCGAGGGCTCCGTCTGCCACGCCGACCTCGCCGACACCCACCTGCCGGCGCAGAACGCCGCCGAGGCCCTGCGCACCGCCGGCTGGACCCGCTCCGCGGCCGGCCCCCTCACCAAGGGCGGCCGGCCGCTCCGGCTCCGCCTGATCACCAGCCCGGACCTCGGCCCGACCCTGGTCCCCGTCGCCGAACTCATGGCCCGCGAGTGGACGGCGCTCGGCGCCGAGGTCGACCTGGTCGCCGAGAGCCTGCCGGCTCTCGTCAACGCCATGTACCAGAGCGCCGACTTCGACGTGGTGGTCGGCAGCACACCGGGGTTCGCGCTCCCGGTGGGCTTCATCCCCTTCTTCTCCGGTCCGGCCCCCGCCCGGGGCCTCAACTTCGCGGGCGTGACCAATCCCGAGTACGACGCCCTGGTCGCCCGGGCCCTCGGGGAGACCGACACGGCGGGGTGCGCCACCTGGAACCGGGCGGCCGCCGCGCTCTTCCGCTCGGCCGACGCGCTGCCGATCGCCCAGGGCCGAACCAGCGTGTACGGCTACCGCACCACCTTCGCCACCACCTTCGGCGGACTGCTCGTTCCCACCAGCATCCGCCTCCACCAGTGA
- a CDS encoding DUF5132 domain-containing protein, translated as MLPVVPPFLVGLIVAPVAKRLLKPLVSGVVRTSVGIAMEVRKAAQEAGENIHDLAAEVAADVVAAQIAASDTGGHSVVGQRAAGSGTKDGAAEGETRTPKIRGTAGSAAGKAH; from the coding sequence ATGCTGCCAGTAGTCCCGCCATTCCTGGTCGGCCTCATCGTCGCGCCGGTCGCCAAGCGCCTGCTCAAGCCGCTGGTGAGTGGGGTCGTCCGGACGTCCGTCGGTATCGCGATGGAGGTGAGGAAGGCGGCTCAGGAGGCCGGGGAGAACATCCACGACCTCGCCGCCGAAGTCGCCGCCGACGTGGTGGCCGCCCAGATCGCCGCCAGTGACACCGGGGGGCACTCCGTCGTCGGCCAGCGGGCCGCCGGAAGCGGCACCAAGGACGGAGCCGCCGAAGGGGAGACGAGGACCCCCAAGATCCGTGGCACCGCCGGTTCCGCTGCCGGCAAGGCCCACTGA
- a CDS encoding ABC transporter ATP-binding protein/permease: MPSLLGAAAGFRSVEPGASPRSVIPGRQRWDVQLVLGRPRTADVLAAALRRIPGITEARANPVTGGVLVRHDARLRTADVGRIVRGAVTRVAEKMTGAGRPAPAGSAVAPAPRADPGPVVRPVLAVGGGITAGIALFKGSARSRQLVAAGGVAAATALVLRKAWRGTVEASRRAAGRGAERHPLVEIVGPHRRRLSRAAALSVACQAAEMALGTFLGWTGLVLIKGEAAPLVSLGLTTASAQLLGLAGLVAAACAAVAGLSYASSRQWRQLGQDIEHDWRSRTYRHVQRLELGHLEGERTSRVTGTLTNDVGQLGAFFAGPANDVLQLGTSLAVLVPAFLLLAPQIAWIAFLPIPVVAWLSLRHQDNAAATYAATGECRAGLGSQVINSLEASATVKSFCTEEYEAARVDELSESVQESSRQADRSTIRHAETVRACTTASMAGTLLIGGRSVLNGTLRFEVFSPLIGLPQMLLMRMSRLGGIADQYQRTLASYDRVQRLRTLPTEADHGDGTLELAEVRGEIVLDKVTFAYPGRPATLEDLSLTIPAGRVTALVGATGSGKTTIAKLLMRYQDAESGRVLLDGEDVRDLRRQDLRHAIGFVAQDPFLFDGSIADNIRYGSFGASHEDVVRAAAMAEAHAFVATLPDGYDTLIGERGATLSGGQRQRIALARTILKDPPVVILDEATSAVDNETEAAIQRTLRSFAADRTMVVIAHRLSTVRHADRIYVMDQRGIVAEQGTHDELLAQHGLYASLWQLQAGDIAA, encoded by the coding sequence ATGCCATCCCTACTGGGTGCCGCAGCCGGATTCCGCTCCGTGGAACCGGGTGCGAGCCCGCGCTCGGTCATCCCGGGCCGCCAGCGCTGGGACGTCCAGCTGGTGCTCGGACGACCCCGGACGGCCGACGTCCTCGCCGCCGCGCTGCGCCGCATCCCCGGGATCACCGAGGCCCGGGCCAATCCGGTCACCGGCGGGGTCCTCGTCCGGCACGACGCCCGGCTCCGCACGGCGGACGTCGGCCGGATCGTCCGCGGAGCCGTCACCCGGGTCGCCGAGAAGATGACCGGAGCCGGACGTCCCGCGCCGGCCGGCTCCGCCGTCGCTCCGGCCCCGCGGGCGGACCCTGGCCCGGTCGTGCGCCCGGTGCTCGCCGTCGGCGGAGGGATCACGGCCGGGATCGCGCTGTTCAAGGGGTCGGCGCGGAGCAGGCAGTTGGTGGCCGCCGGCGGGGTCGCCGCGGCGACCGCGCTCGTCCTCCGGAAAGCCTGGCGCGGAACGGTCGAAGCGTCCCGGCGAGCCGCCGGGCGGGGTGCCGAACGCCACCCCCTGGTGGAGATCGTCGGCCCGCACCGCCGCCGCCTCTCCCGGGCCGCCGCCCTGTCCGTCGCCTGCCAGGCCGCGGAGATGGCGCTCGGCACCTTCCTCGGATGGACCGGCCTCGTCCTCATCAAGGGAGAGGCGGCTCCGCTGGTCAGCCTCGGCCTGACCACGGCCTCAGCCCAACTCCTGGGTCTCGCAGGGCTGGTGGCCGCCGCCTGCGCCGCGGTGGCCGGCCTCTCCTACGCCTCCAGCCGTCAATGGCGCCAACTCGGCCAGGACATCGAGCACGACTGGCGCAGCCGTACCTACCGACACGTCCAGCGCCTCGAACTCGGCCACCTGGAGGGCGAGCGGACCAGTCGGGTGACCGGCACGCTCACCAACGACGTCGGACAGCTGGGCGCCTTCTTCGCCGGCCCGGCCAACGACGTGCTGCAACTCGGCACCAGCCTCGCCGTCCTGGTACCGGCGTTCCTCCTGCTGGCACCGCAGATCGCCTGGATCGCGTTCCTGCCCATTCCGGTCGTCGCGTGGCTCTCGCTGCGCCACCAGGACAACGCCGCGGCAACCTACGCGGCCACCGGCGAGTGTCGGGCCGGACTGGGCAGCCAGGTGATCAACTCACTCGAAGCGAGTGCGACCGTCAAGAGCTTCTGCACCGAGGAGTACGAGGCGGCACGCGTCGACGAGCTGAGCGAGTCTGTTCAGGAGAGCAGTCGGCAGGCCGACCGGAGCACCATCCGCCACGCCGAGACCGTCCGGGCCTGCACCACCGCGTCCATGGCCGGCACCCTTCTGATCGGCGGCCGTTCGGTACTCAACGGCACCCTGCGCTTCGAGGTGTTCAGCCCGTTGATCGGTCTGCCCCAGATGCTGCTGATGCGGATGAGCCGGCTCGGTGGCATCGCCGACCAGTACCAGCGCACCCTCGCCTCCTACGACCGGGTCCAGCGCCTGCGCACCCTGCCCACCGAGGCCGACCACGGCGACGGGACGCTCGAACTCGCCGAGGTCCGGGGCGAGATCGTCCTCGACAAGGTCACCTTCGCCTACCCCGGCCGCCCGGCGACGCTGGAGGACCTCTCCCTGACCATCCCGGCCGGCCGGGTGACCGCCCTGGTGGGCGCCACCGGCTCCGGCAAGACGACGATCGCCAAGCTGCTGATGCGCTACCAGGACGCGGAGTCCGGCAGGGTGCTGCTCGACGGAGAGGACGTCCGCGACCTGCGGCGGCAGGACCTGCGCCACGCCATCGGCTTCGTCGCGCAGGATCCGTTCCTCTTCGACGGCAGCATCGCCGACAACATCCGCTACGGCAGCTTCGGCGCCTCGCACGAGGACGTCGTCCGGGCCGCCGCCATGGCCGAGGCGCACGCCTTCGTCGCCACCCTGCCCGACGGCTACGACACCCTGATCGGTGAACGCGGCGCCACGCTCTCGGGCGGTCAGCGGCAGCGGATCGCCCTGGCGCGCACGATCCTCAAGGACCCACCGGTCGTCATCCTCGACGAGGCCACCTCCGCCGTCGACAACGAGACCGAGGCCGCCATCCAGCGCACGCTGCGCAGCTTCGCGGCAGACCGGACGATGGTCGTCATCGCCCACCGCCTCTCCACGGTCCGCCACGCCGACCGGATCTACGTCATGGACCAGCGCGGCATCGTCGCCGAGCAAGGCACCCACGACGAACTCCTCGCCCAGCACGGGCTCTACGCATCCCTCTGGCAGCTCCAGGCCGGCGACATCGCCGCCTGA